Genomic segment of Streptomyces roseifaciens:
GCCCTCCAGGCTGCGCAGGTGGCGGCTGATCGTTCGTCTGTGGCGTGACTGTGACAGGGGATTGTGGTGTGCGCCACGGCGGGGCGTGCTCCAGGCCTGGTCGAATCGGCACATGCTTCGTGTCTTTCGCGTTTTTCCCCTCGCCCTCACGGGTGTCCTGCTGCTCACGGCGTGCGGTTCTCAGACGGCGGGGTCGGGGGATGCCGGCCCGGCGCGGGCGCAAGGGGGCGGCTCCCGTTCTCCGGGCTCTTCCGGTGAATCCTCGTGCGGGGACCGGGCGTCCGGCGCGGCCTCCGCGCCCGGCTCATCGGCCGTACCGGGCGGTGCTGTCGGCGAGTCGGGCAAGGGCGGCGTGAGGATCACCGATGTGAGCCAGGGTCCGCTTCCCTGTGCCGGGTTCGAGGTCACCAATCACAAGAGCGAACCCTTGACGTACACGATCACCTTCACGTTCACGTCGGATTTCGGTGAGGCGCTGGAGACGGCGAAGGAGTCGGTGCTCTCGGTCGGGCCGGGGAAGACCGTGAAGGGCACGGTCACCATGAGCGAGCGCGGTCCGGGCGCCCGGAACATAGCGGGTGTGCGGATTACGAAGGTGAGGAGCGTCCCCGCCGCCGAAGCCCCGTCCCGAGGGGGCGCCTGCCCGTCATCGGGAGTGCACCTGTACTCGGATGAAGGAGACGCCGCCATGGGGCTGCGCGTCGTGGGGATCCTGCTGGAGAACTGCGGCACTCGGCCCTACCGGCTCAACGGCTACCCGCAGCTCCAGCTCCTCGACGGGGACCACCGGCCCGTGGACGGCGTGAAGATCCTCCGTGGCGGCAGTGCCATCGCGACCGGAACCGGAGCCGACGGGGAGCCTCGGCAGCTGGTCCTGCAACCCGGCGAGCGGGCGCACTCCGGTCTGGTCTGGCGCAACACCACCGGGGGCGGCGACGCCGTGAACGTCCCCTACGCGAGGGTGCGGCCGCAGCCCGGTGCTCCTGCGGTGATGGTGACGCCCGAGCTCGACCTGGGCATGACGGGACAGCTCGGCGTCGGCCCTTGGAAGAAGGACGAGACGCGCGCACCGGGCGGTGGTGGCACGTCCGGTGCGCAGGCGCCTGACAGGCCGTCCGCTCCGAGGCCGTGAAGGGGGATTCCCCGTCCCGGTGCTGCCCGGGGAACCCGGCGCTTCAGTGCAGGATCTTCTCCTTCGCGCGGCGGAATTCCTCGTCGGAGATGTCTCCTCTGGCGCGGATCTCCGAGAGCTTCATGAGCTCGTCGGCTTCGCTTCTGCGGCCCGTACCACCGGCCGTCTCACGGATGTAATGGTCGACCGCCTCCTGTTGCGCCTGGAGGTGACGCCGTTCGCGGGTGCCCATGCTCCGGCCGCGGGCGAGGACGTAGACGAAGACGCCCAGGAAGGGCAGCAGGATGGTGAGGAAGAGCCAGCCGGTCTTGGCCCAGCCGCTGAGGGTGTCGTCGCGGAAGATGTCGGCGATCACACGGAACAGCAGGATGAACCACGAGACCCACAGGACTATCCAGAGGACGGTCCAGAACGCGCCCAGGAGTGGGTAGTCGTAGGCCAGATATACGTACTCGTTCATGATCGGGTCCTATCGGGTCCTATCGGGTCCTATCGGTCTGTTTTCTTCCGTGCCCTCCACGGTGGAGGCGGCGCCGAGTACCGCGAGGACGGCCAGGACGACGACGGCGATGCCGAGCACGAGGGCGACGCATGCCGCCGTGGGGTAGTTCCAGAGGACGAGGGCCACGACCGCTGCCGCGATGACGATGCCCGTGGTCCAGCGCCGGTGCGTCTCCAGCCAGTGGCCCGTGGCACCGGTGCGCAGACCGGAGTGGGCCATGGCCCGTCCGGTGGCGCCGGTGCCCCGGGAGGCCGCCGAGCGGATGAACCGGGCGCCGCGTCCGGGACCGTAGAGATAGCCGGCCACTGCCGCGATGACTGCCGTGATGAGAACCGTGCGCGTGCTGTTGCGCAGGAAGCGGACGAAGGTGTCGTAGATCGAGGCGGCCGCGTCCGGGGGCAGGGTGGTGGTCGGGACGGAGTCCAGATAGACGCGCCGTGCGATGACGAGCCCCAGGAGGAGCAGCACCATCATCACGCCGATGCCGATGGCGGCGACCATGAGCGTCACCCTGTGCGCGGGTGCCGCCCACACGGCGAGCGCCGCCAGGGCGATCACGGTGACGGGCAGCCAGGTCCCGACGACGTTGAGCAGACGCATGGTGTCCTGGGCGTCGTCGAGCTTGTCGGTCCGGAACAGGGGGATCGTCTTGTCGACGTCGGGGATGTTCGCGGCCTTCTCGTAGCCCTCGTCGACCAGCTTCTCCTGCACCTTGTCGACGACGGTTCCCAGGTCGAGGACGACGGTGTCGCCCTTGGCCTCCACGGCGCTGCTCCCCTCGCCGGTGAGCGTCTTGACGACGGCTGCGTGGGCCCGCCGGTTCGCGCCGTCCCACAGCTGCGCGAACTGGTCGCTCGTGACGACCTTGTCGACCACGGTGTGGACGGCCGTGGTGAGAGCGTTCTTGATGGGGCCGGCGAGGAGGTGCGACTTGTCCACGATCGCCGGGGGAGCGTCGGTCTTGGCCAGCGCGTTGCTCAGGGCGTCGGTGATGCCTTTGACGTCGACGTTTTCGACCACGCGGGCGGTCAGCCGGTCCGTGACGGCGTTCTGCACGGACGGGTCCTTGGCGAGGGGCGCGACGGTCTGGACGTAACGATCGGTGTCCGAAACCTGGCTGTTGGCCCAAGCCGCCACGACCGCGAGCGGCGAGAGCACGAAGGCGAGCACCAGCAGGACGGACGCCGCGGCGTAGCGGAGTCGGCGGTGGTGCAGGTTCTCGCGCTTTCGAAGGCGCGCGTAGTCGCGGCGTTCGCTGGGGGTCAGCGGGCCGTCGTGGTACGGAGGGCCGGAGCCCTGCGGGCCGAGAGCGCGAGGCGGATCCATGGCCTGCTCCCTCCTGCTGGGCGTGCGGCGGCCTGAACGGATGCGTGCCGATGGACCCCCGTCGGTCCCATCGGCGCCTGCCGGTCGCCCCTGCCGGTTGCCCGTGCCGGGTTGCTCGAAAGGCTGATCTACGCTGATCTACACGGGCAGACTGACCGCTGGGCGCGGTGGACCGCATCACCCGTAGCGGATGAGCCGGGCGCCGTCCGTCATTCGGGCAGGCGGCGCATCTCCTCCACCTTCAGGCCGAGGGCCTGGAAGCGCGCGAGGAGCCCGTACAGGTGGGCCTCGTCCGTGACCGTGCCGAAGAACAGCGTCTGCCGCGGGACCGGCTCTGCTGCCAGCTCCGGGAAGGCCTCGGCCATGAGACGGGGAACGCTGCCCGTCACACGGAACTCGTAACGCATGGTCGAACCGCTTCCGCCGTCGGGGCGCACCGTGGTGCGTGCAGCACGCCACTGATGACAGCGTGGGCGAGTCGGGAGCCTGCGCCACCACCCGGAACAGGTGGAACGGGGGGACGGGGGGAACAGGAGGGAACGGGGGAGAAGAGGCCGGAGTCAAAGGATGTGCAGTTCCCGGCCTCGCTCCACGGCGTCGCGACGCCGCGAGACGCACAGCTTCCGGTAGACGCTCCGCAGATGGGTCTTCACGGTGTTGACGGAGAGGGTGAGCTCGTCGGCGATCTCGTCGGCGGACATCATCTTCTGGACGCACAACAGCACGTCGCGTTCACGGCTGCTGAGGGGCTGGACGAGAACGGGGGCCGGTTCGTCTCCGTGCGTGCTGAGCCAGGCTCCCCGGTTCCGTGCAGGACCGGAACTGCCCGCCGTGTTCAGCAGGTGGCGCAGCCAGGGTTCGGCTTCGGCGAAGGGCCGGCGCAGCCGCTCGGGCCGGGCAGCGTCCAGGGCCCGGTCGAGCAGGCGCTGAGCAGCCGTCCGGTCGTCGGCCAGGAGCGCGGCACGGGCCCGTAGCAGCTGGGCGTCCACCCGGTCCGGCCGGCTCAGGTCCGGGGAGGCCTCGGCACGGGCCAGCAGTCGCAGGGCGCGGTCGGTGCGTCCGGCGGCGAGGTGGGCGCGGGCCAGGGCGACGAGGGACGCCGGGCCGTCGGACCGGGTGCCGTGTACGGCGGCGACGGCGGCCTGGTGGTCCCCTCGGGCCAGCGCCACGGCCGAGCGCGTGAGCGCGACCCGTTGGACGGACCACGGCGCGCCGCCCGTTCCCGGGCGGGGGAGGGCGGTGAGGGCTGCCTCCCGGCGACCCCGGGCCAGTTCCAGGCGGGATCGCAGCACCGCTGCTTCGGTCGCCAGGACCGGGTCTTCGCGCACGTCGGGGCACGCGAGGGCCTGTTCGAGCCGGCGTTGGGCGACTTCCTGGTCGTCCCGTTCGAACGCCACCACGGCCAGGGCGACGTAACCGGCGCCGGATCGGTGGTCCGGCGGTGCGCCGTACTGGTCGGCCATCACCAGTGAGCGCAGCGCGTGATCCTCCGCCGAGGTCAGGGAGCCCTCGGCGCTCTCGGCCAGTGCGAGCAGGCCGAGGGACAGGTGCCGTACGGGGAGCGCCGCCTCGGTCGTACGGGCGTCGGCGGCCCCGGTGGCCTCGGCGGCGCCGGTGGTCCCGGCGGCCCCGGCGGCCTCGGTGGAAAGGCGGCGGGCATCGGCGAGACGGCCGGAGCCCAGGAACGCCCGGGCGAGCCCGTACAGCCTCAGCGCCTCGATCTCGGGGTGCGCCCGGAGGCGTTCGAGTGGCACCTGCCTCATCAAGTTCGAGACGGCCTGTGCCGATTCCTCCGCTCCCTCCTCCACCTGCGAGGCGCACAGCAGGTGCAGCAGCGCGCGGGTGAGCCCGACCTCCGGGGCCGGCTCCGCACCGTTCCGCTGCAGGTGCCGTTCGGCCACGGCGAGGCGCTCGTGGCAGCCGGCGCGGTCATGCTGTGCCAGCCGGCACGCGGCTGCTACGAGGGCGGGTTCGGTCCCGGCCACGGAGGGCGGCATACGGGAGAAGGCGCGCTCGGCACGTCCGGCCTCCGGAGGGGCGCACAGGGTCCCGACCATCAGCTGATGAACGGCCTCGGAGGCGCCGAATCGCCAGTCCCGGGCTTCCGCGGCGTGCTCCAGCGCCTCGATGGTGCGGCCCGCTCCGGCCAGCCACCGGGCGGCGCGGGCGTGCAGCCGCGGTGCGAGAGCGGGATGCCGTATGCGCAGCTCGGCGCGGAGCACGTCGGCGAACAGCGGATGGACCCGGCACCAGGACGTGCCGGGGACGGGGTCGACGAAGGCGTTCTCGTGGGTCAGCCTGGCCAGCACCGCCTCGGCGTCCTTGCGCCCGGTCAGTGCGTTCACCAGGTCCGGGTGGAGGCGGTCGAGGACGCTCGCGCGCAGCAACAGCTCTCTGGTGGCGGCGGGCTGGGCGTCGAGCACCTCGGCGCTCAGATAGCCCGAGACCGCCTGCTCGGAGCCGGTGAACGAGCGTGTGAAGCCGGCCGGGTCGCCGGTGCGCTGCATGGCCAGGGCGCACAACCTCAGACCGGCGGCCCACCCTTGGGTGCGCTGCGTCAGGGCACGGACCACGTCGTCTGTCGGCTTGAGGCCCTGCCTGCGCAGCAGGGCGGCCGCCTCGTGCGGGGCGAAGGCGAGGTCGGCGCCGCGGATCTCCGTCAGCCGGTCCTCGGCACGGTAGCGGTGGAGCGGCAGCAACGGGTCCAGCCGACTGGTCACGACCAGCCGCAGCAGCGGCCCGCAGTGTTCGAGGAGGTATTCCAGACCGGCCGGTACCCGTCGGCCCGCCACCTTCTCGAAGCCGTCCAGTACGAGGACCACGGGTCCGGGCAAGTGCTCCGTCGCGGCGGCGAGCCGGGTCAGCAGGGAGGTGCCGACGCTGCCCGGGCAGGCGGGCGCGGTGATGCCGTCGGGCAGCTGCCGGGGGAGCGCGCGTCGCAGGGCCTCCACGACGTAGCTCCAGAAGACGCCCGGTGCTCCGTCGTACGAGTCGAGCGTCAGCCATGCCACGGGGCCGGGAGGCGAGCCGTCCCGTACCCACGCGGCGGCGAGGGTGGTCTTCCCCGCGCCTGCGGGACCGGTGATCAGGGTGATCGGCCCGTCAGTGCCTGCGCCGAGCCTGTCGCGCAGGCGGTGCCTGGGGACGTGGGCGCGAAGGGCGGCGGGTACCGAGAGTTTCGAGGCGAGCAGGGGGTCGCCGGACCAGGCCAGTGTCGTTCCGCGCCCGTCGCCGGAGAAGTCACCGGAGAACGGGGCATCGGTCGGAGGCATCCGATCACCACCGTGCTAGACCGCTCCTCTCCATCTTCACCACGTTCCACCGTTGATCGCACACGGACCCGCTCCGGGTTCCGGCCGGTCCGGATCTCCTGAGCAGCAGGGCGACACACCCTGCCGAAAGCGTCGAAAACGCCGCCCCTTCGCCGTGCGGTTCTAGAGTGCGATCAACCCGATCAACCCGATCAATTCGACCAACCCGGTCAATTCGATCAAGCAGCCGCTCGCCCGTCACCGGGGCGCACCAGAACGCGGAAAGGCGCAGGCGTGAAACGATGGCGGGCCCTGATCGTGCTCGGGACGGCCCAGTTCCTGATGGTGCTGGACACGTCGGTGATGAATGTCTCGATCAGCACGCTGGTCGAGGACTTCGACACCGAGGTCACGGCGATTCAAGCGGTCATCACCCTCTACACGCTGGTCATGGCCGCATTCATGATCACCGGCGGGAAGCTCGGCGACGCGTTCGGCCGCCGCAGGGCCTTCGCGGTCGGGCTGATCGTCTACGGAGCCGGGTCCGCCGTCACCTCGGTGGCGCCGACGCTGTGGGTGCTGGCGGTCGGCTGGTCGGTGGTCGAGGGGCTCGGTGCCACCCTCGTCCTCCCGGCGCTCGCCGCGCTCGTCGCCGGCGCGTACCGCGGCCGGGAACGGGCGGTCGCCTACGGCGTCATCGGCGGGCTGGCCGGTGCCGGCATCGCCGTGGGGCCGCTGCTCGGCGGCTGGGTGACGACGTACCTGACCTGGCGGCTGGTGTTCGCCGGCGAGGTCGTGGTGGTCATCGCCATGCTGTGCGTCATCCGGTGGATCCCGGACGTCCCGCGGGAGCCGCGCACCGCGCTGGACAAGGGAGGCGTCGCGCTGTCCGCGGCCGGGCTGGCCCTGGTCGTCCTGGGCGTGCTGCAGAGCAGCTCCTGGGGATGGCTCAAGCCCCGTAACCCGCCCTTCACCGTCTTCGGCTTCTCCCCGACCGTGTTCGTCATCGCGGCGGGGGCCGTCGTGCTGTGGCTGTTCTGCACCTGGGAACGGCGGCAGCGGGCGCGGGGGAGGGAACCCCTGGTGCGCCTGTCGCTGTTCGGGGTACCGCCGTTGCGGTCCGGACTGACCATGCTGCTCTGTCAGAACCTCGTCCTGCTGGGCCTGTTCTTCATCATCCCGCTGTACCTCCAGGTGGTGCAGGGCTTCGACGCCTTCCAGACAGGACTCCGGCTGCTGCCCGTGTCGGTGACCATGCTGCTGTCCGCCATGGCCGGGCCGCTGCTCGGCCGGGTCGCGGCACCCAGGACCGTGGTGCGCGGCGGCCTGCTGGTGCTCGTGGCGGCGCAGGTGTGGCTGCTGGCCACGATCGAGCCCGACATCGACAACCTCTCCTTCGGCCTGGCGATGGCCGTCCTCGGCCTGGGCATGGGGCTCCTCGCCTCCCAGCTGGGCAATGTCGTGCAGTCCAGCGTCGGGGAGGAGGAACGCAGCGAGGCGGGCGGTCTGCAGTACACCGCGCAGAACCTCGGTTCGTCCCTGGGCACCGCACTCATCGGCTCCCTGCTGATCGGTGCCCTGGTCCATGCCTTCACCACGCAGATCGACGACAACCCGAAGATCTCGGACGCGGCACGCCGGCAGGCCGGCATCGCCATGGAGGCCGGGGTCAGCTTCGTCAGCACGGACCAGGTGCGCGACGCCGCCGCACGCGCCTCGCTCCCGTCGTCCGAAGCCGACGCACTCGTCGACTCCTATGCCTCGGCGCAGCTCGACGCCCTCAAGGCCGCCGTCCTGGCCGCCGCGGCCGTCACCCTCGGCGCCTTCCCCTTCACCCGCCACCTGCCGGCCGAACGGCTGACCGGGGAGACAGGGACGACGGAGAGGACGGAGAGGACGGAGAGGACGGGGAGGACGGGGAAGAAGACAGGGGAGACCGGGCGGTGAGCGTGGTCCTGCGGCCCATCGGGACCGCGACCGGTCTCGTCCTCGCCTACTACCTCCTCCCCCTGGACAAGAAGTTCGAGGGAAGCAACGCCGTGGGCCTCGTCCTCGGCCTTGCCGTCGTGGCCGCCCTCTTCACCTGGCAGATCCGCTCGATCATGCGCTCCTCCCGGCCCCGTCTGCGAGCCGTCCAGGCGCTGGCCACCACCGTGCCGCTGTTCCTGCTGCTCTTCGCGGCCACCTACTACCTCATGGAGCAGACCGGGCCGGGCAGCTTCAGTGAGCCCCTCAACCGGACCGACGCCTTGTACTTCACGCTCACGGTCTTCAGCACCGTCGGCTTCGGCGACATCAGCCCCCGCACCGAACCGGCACGGGTCGTCACCATGGTGCAGATGGCGGGCGACATCCTGCTCATCGGCGTCGCCGCCCACGTCGTCGTCGGGGCGGTCCAGCACGCCCTCGCGCGCGGGAACGCCGACGGGCAACCGCCTGCTGCCGGGCCGTCACCGGGGTCCGGGAGCACCGGCCGCGGGTAGGGAACGGTCCCGGCCACGGCCCGCCGTGAACGCGAGCTCCCACAGGCGCCGCCAGTCCAGCCGCGGCCGCGCCTGCGGAACCCCCGGACGGTGCCGGGGAACCCGTACCCGGAGCGCACCGGGCTCCGACACGCAGCGCACCGGAGCGGGGAGCGCCAGCGCCTCGCCGTCGATGCCGACCTGCACCTCCGGCCGGTCCGCGTCGACGACGATCTCGCCGGAGGTGAGGGCCACCAGGCCGGGCGCACGCCTGCCGCGGAGCAGATCGGCGGCCTGCACCGCGCTGTCGACCTTGACGCTCACCAGCCCCAGCACTCCGCCGTCGAGCCGGTCGCGCCGGCCCAGCCCGGCACGGTCGCCGACCCGGTACGGGTTGTTGCTGACCAGTACGGCCTGCGGGCCGTCGACGGTCACCGCACCGGCGGCGCGGACCGTGAGCCGGGGGCCGTGCTGATGGGTCAGCACGTCGGGCAGCAGCCGCAGCAAGGTGCCGACCTTGTCGTCGCGGTACGCCGGGCTCTGCACGACCTCCGCGTACGCGCCGAAGGACGCGTTGTTGACGAAGACGCGCCCGCCGACCCGCCCGAGGTCCACCCGGAGCTCCACCCCGTCGGTGAGCGCTTCCAGGCTCCCGGACGGGTCCTCGCGGTCGAGCCCGAGGTCCAGGGCGAAGTGATTGCGCGTCCCGGCCGGGATCACCACGAACGGCACCCCGTGCTCGGCCGCCACACCCGCCACCAGCGCCTGCGTACCGTCACCGCCTGCCACGCCGAGCAGGTCCGCGCCCCGGGCGAGGGCGTCGCGGGCGAGCTCGGCGACGTCCCAGGAGGGAGTGGAGCCGAGGAGCACGACTTCCGCCCCCAGCGCCTCGGCCTTCTCCTTCAGCCGGAAGCGCCCCACCTTCCCGCCGCCCGAGCGAGGGTTCATCAGCAGACAGGCGTGCCCGGGCGGCGGAACGGGCCGGCCGGGAGCCGTGGCGGCGGGGACGGCTTCCGACCTCAGCGCAGTCCAGCCGGCGACGGCGGCCAGCGCCCACAGCGCCAAGGAGACGAGGACGAGCCAGAGCAGCTGCGCCGCGACGTACGACGCGAGCACGGCCACCGGGGCCGCCACGGCCAGCACCAGGGCGAGGCTCCTCACCAAGCCCCGGCGCGTCAGGGCCCACCACCCGGCCGCCGCCGAAACGACCAGGCCGGCCAGCCCCACGGCCACCAGCACCACGCTCTTGAGCCCCGCGGCGGACAGCAGGAGCACCACCGCACCGACGGTCGCCGCGACCGCCAGGCGCGCACACCAGCGCTGCCTCGCCCCTCCGCGGGCGGCGGCAGGCCTCATAGGGCCATGCTTCATGGGACCACGCCTCATAGGACCTCCAGTCCCTCAGAGACCTCCGGCCCTCGCGGCCCGGACGGACTCTTCACCCATGGTCGCCGCCCGCCGGAGCACCACCCTCACCCGGAACGGGTGAGGCAGGCCCGGCGCACCGGACCCACAGTAGGACTGATGAACGGCGGCGGACGTACCACCGAGGGATCACGACCGGCCCGTACGGCCGGGTCGGCGACGGTGCAGGCCCAGGCGCTGCTGCCGATGATCTGGGCCGATCCGCAGCACATGCCCGAGCAACTGGCCCTCTTCGCGGTGAGGCGGTTCGGGCCACGGGCCGACGCCTACGTGGCCCGCCGGAAGCAGGCCAAGCCCCTGGCCGGGGCCGACGAGCTCCGCGGGGACGTCATCGCCCACGGAACGCGCCTCACGATCGCCGACGGCGCCGTGCTGGGCGGGCCGTTCATGATCACCATGCCCGTCAGCTTCGTCGCGGCCCTGCTCTCCCAGGCGCAGATGGTGATCGAACTGGCCGCCCTCGCCGGACACGACCCCCGGGGCGAGAACCGCGTCGCTGACCTGCTGGTCCTTCAGGACGTGTACCCCTCGACCGAGGCGGCCGCCAAGGCGCTGAGCGAGACGAAGCGCCACCCGCCCGGGGGCCGGGGACGGCTTCCCCGGCGGACACGGTGGTCGATGATCGTCAGGATGGCGGCGCTCCTCGGCATCGTGGGCGGGGGCGAGAAGCGCAGCCGGCTCCAGCAGGTGGTCTCGACGGCCCTGATCGCGGCCTTGTTCCTCGTGGGCATGGTGCTGCCGCTGATCTGGGTGCCCGCACTCGCGGTGATCTACCGGCAGAACACCCTGCGGCTGGGAGCCAAGGCCGTGCGGTACTACACCCCGGACGCCGCGGAGCAGCGGGGCGGACATCACAGGCGGCTCGTCCGTGTGCCCACGGCAGCGGGCGTCGCCGCCGTACTGCGGTTCCTCGCCCTCGCCGTCGCACCCTTCGTGGTGGCCGCCGTGGCTGCCGTGGCGGGGCTCCGGCTGACCGGCGGGTTCTGGGGGACGTGCCTGCTCGTCCTCGTCGCGGTCTCCCTGTTCGCGGCGGGCGTCTGGTTCGTGCACCGCCGGTCACGCCGGGGACGAGGAGGGGACGAGGAGTGAGGGAGATGGCCTCGAGCACGAAGGAACCCCAACTGACGCCGGGCGAACGCGCGGCGCGCGGCAAGGCGGCCCGCGGGCGGATGCCGCGCTCGGCCCACGCCGGGTTCGAACCCCGGGCCGACCGGGCGGACCCGGTGGAGATCCTCGAACGGCAGAGCGCCGAGCGCGTGCCGGAACTCGTACCGATCCGCTACGGCAGGATGCTGGAGTCGCCTTTCGCCTTCTACCGCGGCGCCGCGGCCGTCATGGCCGCGGACCTGGGCGCCCGGCCCACCACCGGGATCGAGGCGCAGCTGTGCGGAGACGCCCACCTCCTGAACTTCGGCCTGTTCGCCTCACCCGAGCGCCACCTCGTCTTCGACGTCAACGACTTCGACGAGACCCTGCCCGGGCCGTGGGAGTGGGACGTCGATCGGCTGGCCGCCAGCCTGGCGATCGCGGGACGGGAGAACGGCTTCCCGGGGAAGCGGCGCGCGGAGGTCGTCCGCGGCAGCGTGCGGGCCTACCGGCAGGCGATGCGCGGCTTCGCCGAGATGCGCAACCTCGACGTCTGGTACGCGCACTTCGACGCCGAACACCTGCGCGTGCTGTTCGCCGACCGGATCGGCAAGCAGGATCGCCGC
This window contains:
- a CDS encoding SHOCT domain-containing protein translates to MNEYVYLAYDYPLLGAFWTVLWIVLWVSWFILLFRVIADIFRDDTLSGWAKTGWLFLTILLPFLGVFVYVLARGRSMGTRERRHLQAQQEAVDHYIRETAGGTGRRSEADELMKLSEIRARGDISDEEFRRAKEKILH
- a CDS encoding LuxR C-terminal-related transcriptional regulator — its product is MPPTDAPFSGDFSGDGRGTTLAWSGDPLLASKLSVPAALRAHVPRHRLRDRLGAGTDGPITLITGPAGAGKTTLAAAWVRDGSPPGPVAWLTLDSYDGAPGVFWSYVVEALRRALPRQLPDGITAPACPGSVGTSLLTRLAAATEHLPGPVVLVLDGFEKVAGRRVPAGLEYLLEHCGPLLRLVVTSRLDPLLPLHRYRAEDRLTEIRGADLAFAPHEAAALLRRQGLKPTDDVVRALTQRTQGWAAGLRLCALAMQRTGDPAGFTRSFTGSEQAVSGYLSAEVLDAQPAATRELLLRASVLDRLHPDLVNALTGRKDAEAVLARLTHENAFVDPVPGTSWCRVHPLFADVLRAELRIRHPALAPRLHARAARWLAGAGRTIEALEHAAEARDWRFGASEAVHQLMVGTLCAPPEAGRAERAFSRMPPSVAGTEPALVAAACRLAQHDRAGCHERLAVAERHLQRNGAEPAPEVGLTRALLHLLCASQVEEGAEESAQAVSNLMRQVPLERLRAHPEIEALRLYGLARAFLGSGRLADARRLSTEAAGAAGTTGAAEATGAADARTTEAALPVRHLSLGLLALAESAEGSLTSAEDHALRSLVMADQYGAPPDHRSGAGYVALAVVAFERDDQEVAQRRLEQALACPDVREDPVLATEAAVLRSRLELARGRREAALTALPRPGTGGAPWSVQRVALTRSAVALARGDHQAAVAAVHGTRSDGPASLVALARAHLAAGRTDRALRLLARAEASPDLSRPDRVDAQLLRARAALLADDRTAAQRLLDRALDAARPERLRRPFAEAEPWLRHLLNTAGSSGPARNRGAWLSTHGDEPAPVLVQPLSSRERDVLLCVQKMMSADEIADELTLSVNTVKTHLRSVYRKLCVSRRRDAVERGRELHIL
- a CDS encoding MFS transporter, giving the protein MKRWRALIVLGTAQFLMVLDTSVMNVSISTLVEDFDTEVTAIQAVITLYTLVMAAFMITGGKLGDAFGRRRAFAVGLIVYGAGSAVTSVAPTLWVLAVGWSVVEGLGATLVLPALAALVAGAYRGRERAVAYGVIGGLAGAGIAVGPLLGGWVTTYLTWRLVFAGEVVVVIAMLCVIRWIPDVPREPRTALDKGGVALSAAGLALVVLGVLQSSSWGWLKPRNPPFTVFGFSPTVFVIAAGAVVLWLFCTWERRQRARGREPLVRLSLFGVPPLRSGLTMLLCQNLVLLGLFFIIPLYLQVVQGFDAFQTGLRLLPVSVTMLLSAMAGPLLGRVAAPRTVVRGGLLVLVAAQVWLLATIEPDIDNLSFGLAMAVLGLGMGLLASQLGNVVQSSVGEEERSEAGGLQYTAQNLGSSLGTALIGSLLIGALVHAFTTQIDDNPKISDAARRQAGIAMEAGVSFVSTDQVRDAAARASLPSSEADALVDSYASAQLDALKAAVLAAAAVTLGAFPFTRHLPAERLTGETGTTERTERTERTGRTGKKTGETGR
- a CDS encoding DUF4232 domain-containing protein; this translates as MTYTITFTFTSDFGEALETAKESVLSVGPGKTVKGTVTMSERGPGARNIAGVRITKVRSVPAAEAPSRGGACPSSGVHLYSDEGDAAMGLRVVGILLENCGTRPYRLNGYPQLQLLDGDHRPVDGVKILRGGSAIATGTGADGEPRQLVLQPGERAHSGLVWRNTTGGGDAVNVPYARVRPQPGAPAVMVTPELDLGMTGQLGVGPWKKDETRAPGGGGTSGAQAPDRPSAPRP
- a CDS encoding potassium channel family protein — translated: MSVVLRPIGTATGLVLAYYLLPLDKKFEGSNAVGLVLGLAVVAALFTWQIRSIMRSSRPRLRAVQALATTVPLFLLLFAATYYLMEQTGPGSFSEPLNRTDALYFTLTVFSTVGFGDISPRTEPARVVTMVQMAGDILLIGVAAHVVVGAVQHALARGNADGQPPAAGPSPGSGSTGRG
- a CDS encoding diacylglycerol/lipid kinase family protein; the encoded protein is MRPAAARGGARQRWCARLAVAATVGAVVLLLSAAGLKSVVLVAVGLAGLVVSAAAGWWALTRRGLVRSLALVLAVAAPVAVLASYVAAQLLWLVLVSLALWALAAVAGWTALRSEAVPAATAPGRPVPPPGHACLLMNPRSGGGKVGRFRLKEKAEALGAEVVLLGSTPSWDVAELARDALARGADLLGVAGGDGTQALVAGVAAEHGVPFVVIPAGTRNHFALDLGLDREDPSGSLEALTDGVELRVDLGRVGGRVFVNNASFGAYAEVVQSPAYRDDKVGTLLRLLPDVLTHQHGPRLTVRAAGAVTVDGPQAVLVSNNPYRVGDRAGLGRRDRLDGGVLGLVSVKVDSAVQAADLLRGRRAPGLVALTSGEIVVDADRPEVQVGIDGEALALPAPVRCVSEPGALRVRVPRHRPGVPQARPRLDWRRLWELAFTAGRGRDRSLPAAGAPGPR